A single region of the Anomaloglossus baeobatrachus isolate aAnoBae1 chromosome 2, aAnoBae1.hap1, whole genome shotgun sequence genome encodes:
- the UBE2G1 gene encoding ubiquitin-conjugating enzyme E2 G1 produces MTEPQSALLLRRQLAELNKNPVEGFSAGLIDDNDLYRWEVLIIGPPDTLYEGGVFKAHLTFPRDYPLRPPKMKFITEIWHPNVDKNGDVCISILHEPGEDKYGYEKPEERWLPIHTVETIMISVISMLADPNGDSPANVDAAKEWREDRNGEFKRKVARCVRKSQETAFE; encoded by the exons aactaAATAAAAACCCAGTAGAAGGCTTTTCAGCAGGTTTAATAGATGACAATGACCTATATCGATGGGAAGTGCTTATTATAGGTCCTCCAGACACATTATA TGAGGGTGGTGTATTCAAAGCGCATCTTACTTTTCCACGGGATTATCCCCTAAGGCCGCCTAAAATGAAATTCATAACAGAAATCTGGCACCCGAATG TTGATAAGAATGGTGATGTGTGCATTTCTATTCTTCACGAACCCGGGGAGGATAAATATGGCTATGAAAAACCAGAAGAGCGCTGGCTTCCTATCCATACGGTGGAAACTATAATGATCAGTGTCATTTCTATGCTAGCAGACCCTAATGGAGACTCCCCGGCCAATGTAGATGCAGCA AAAGAGTGGAGGGAAGATCGTAATGGTGAATTTAAGAGGAAAGTCGCCCGCTGTGTAAGAAAAAGCCAAGAGACTGCTTTTGAGTGA